The Coccidioides posadasii str. Silveira chromosome 2, complete sequence genomic interval AAAAAGGATTCCTCCTAGGCTCCTGTCATGCCTTGAAGTGCCTTGTCTCTATTAAAGCCCTACAAGCTGGTAAAAGTGTTGCAACTCAGGATGGAAGCTGGGAATTCCTCTCACTGCTCTGTTCAGTCTCTGCAGATGGGATTGCATTAcctccagctcttatttatcaggGTGAATCCAGAGATCTTCAGGATATGTGGCTGGATGATTTTGACAGAAGTGAATATGCCTACTTTGCAGCCTCAGTGAATGGCTGGAGCAATGATGAATATGGCCTGGAGTGGTTGCAACGGGTTTTTAATCTGCATACAAAGGCAAAAGCAGGTAGGGCAAGATgtctgcttctactagatggGCATTCTtcccatataaatatgaaatttattgaatatgcAAACTGTGAAAGGATCCTACTGTTGATCCTTCTACTGCACTCTACCCACTGTTTGCAGCCTCTTGATGTTGGTGTTTTTGGGCTGCTGGGCAAGGTGTATTCCAGCGAGCTGGAATCCCTACTATGCTGTGGACTGGGCTATAtttgaatgacaaaaagggatttctggagactattCAATGCAGCAtggaagaaggctttgacGGGTGACAATATATGtgctggctttgcaaagactggcATTTATCCCCTGGATCCCTAGTGTCAACTAAGctgattt includes:
- a CDS encoding uncharacterized protein (EggNog:ENOG410PUQU~COG:B,D); the encoded protein is MMGEDMGINWVTWFCERHKDKIKTVYLKLLDKNRQLSEKISQYNITLENTYNFDEKGFLLGSCHALKCLVSIKALQAGKSVATQDGSWEFLSLLCSVSADGIALPPALIYQGESRDLQDMWLDDFDRSEYAYFAASVNGWSNDEYGLEWLQRVFNLHTKAKAGRARCLLLLDGHSSHINMKFIEYANCERILLLILLLHSTHCLQPLDVGVFGLLGKVYSSELESLLCCGLGYI